GATGGACAGGTgaagtgaagaaatctCTATGGGGATTGTCGAAGGAATTCATCCTGTGCAGGCTTGTCCTACTTCCTCGCAGTGACTTCCCATCACGCTTCCCACTGATTAAATTAGTGGACCGAGTGGATCGGCTTGCCCCGTTACTCCCTATGCTACTGTGACTATTCCATCGTTGCGGCCGTGGTCTACTAATCTGTGGAGGAAGTAATGTATGTAGGAAGacatcgtcatcgtctTCCGGATCGTGAGAGGAGCCCACTGAGATCTCGTTTGAGTTCCAGCGCGTCACATCGGTGCTAGAGGATGCTATTTGTAAAGTATCCTGCAATTTGCCGCTTGCCGATTGAAATGTGGTGGATGCAGATGGTTCGTTAAAGAAAGCTAAACTCGTCTGGGGCCTAGTAGGGGAGACGTTTCCTATTCGATCTCGCACTACATCGTAGGAACAACGCCCTCGAGGTGCCAATGGTGAGCTCTCCAAATCTGCAGTTGAATGTATTATCAGGTCTTCCTCGAGACAATCTTTTTCAGAACTGGGATCATGATCTTTCGCCTTATCCACTGggtatttcttctttggtttcttcaataaagaGTGTatattcttgaagatattTCGATCCTCTTTGAACGAGTGTCCCAACGTCATCTTGTGCAATAGCGAGGATTCGTTCTGGTGCATTTCATGGTCTGCTCGAAATTTCATATCTTGCTATTTGATCGATCCAGGATCGCCTTAATTTTTTGTAGATGCAGATTGATTATTTATTATGTTAGGGTATTCAAGATACAAAAGACCAGAATTTGTAGTTAAACACAGTGATGATAGCGATTGACCCGGTTGATTGGTGGTAAAGAACTGGTGAAGTTAGATTGGGGGGACTTTTGATGCCTTGCAAACTCAGGTCTAGGAGGGTCATTTTCAACGCCTGTTTATGAGCACTTCATTTGGTGTCAGCAAACCTCAAATACTCTTCTATATCTTCTGGAGTTGACGGTGCTTTATCATTGCTTGTGTTTCTTGGTTGAATGAACTGTTTGAAGTTTACTATATCGTGAGAATGCGCCAATCGCTTCGAAttgtttttcttcttgagcttTGATGGAGAACTcgaattcaaagatggatTCGATTTGTCACTCTTATCTGTGGCTGGTGAACTTCTTATGCGTATTAGTGCCTTAATCGGTGTAGCCAGCTTAATCGGAGAGATTGAAAGTATTGATAGGCGATCATTAGACTCAATTTCCGCCGGTTTACTTGTATTGTTGCGAGGTTTTGTATCCATGAACTCTGTTACTTGCACTGGTTCATCGTCTTCCGaaaacgatgaagaagaatctgTCAAATCCTGTCGAACATTGAGTACCAGGGTATCTGACTCCggtggtttcttcttcgatttgaatttccacagtttattgaagaatgttTGTATAGGTTTATCTTTTACCGTAGAGCCTCTCGGCAGTACTGTATCGGCTAACGTTGTGATATCCATCCTCTTTGAAGGGTCTTTCTCTAACAActtcaagatgatgagatcATTTATCGGCTGACCATTGATTTTTGGCTCCAACGAGATATTCATGGCTCTTTGATAGGTATCGAATTCATTTTCTCCATAAAATGGTAGATCGTTATGCCAAAGACAAAATAGTGTAACGCCGAGGGACCAAATATCCAATTGGAAACCGTCGATCGTAttgtttgaatttgattcttCGAAATGACAAAGTTCAGGCGCTATGAATGCTGGGGTACCAACaatcttgttcaactcTGCTTGATAGCATTGCTCCATggaatcttctttgaaaggtaGTGATTCTGGAGTCAGTATACTGCAACCGAAATCTGAAATCTTGAGCACGCCTTGCACGCCATCAACTAGGATATTAGATGGTTTAATATCACGATGAATACATCCCTGAGATTTAAGATACCTCAGCCCATGAGTCAAATCTATCAAAGCCTTCTCTGTGAAAGATGCTACATCATATTGCGGTTTTAATTTCTGCCACTGTGACGGTATGTCTTCTTTGCTTTGACGCTGCCATTGTAATTCACCCAGATTACACCATTCGCTGACGACCCACATCGATTTACTCTGTGATGAATCTAaactttctttgcaagagatCACGTACTGATTGCATAGTTTACTCATGATGTATATCTCCCACCTGCATTTTTGTACATTCATCAACATGACTGCTTTGTCACCTGAGATAACTGTGACTAAACCTCTTGATCTCCAGGCCTGAATCTGACGCATTGTCTGGTTCATAGAATACTGATTATTGAGTGgtttcttcgaaatcattTTGATAGCCACCATAGCGCCCGTAACATTAGAATAAGCCTTGTAAACTTTACCGAATTGCCCATGACCTATCGATGAACCCAACTGATATTCATTGATGGTACGGCGACTGCTCGTGGTGATTGGCTTAACGAGTGGTTTGATGGCATTATTGATTGATTGCGTGTGAGCTTCTACCAAGCTATAATAAGTGTTCTTGAACTGCGATTCCGAAGACAGTCGTACTTGAACGACAGGATTGGAAGTCGTAGTAGGAATTAGGGTCGGAAACGCCGACTCGTTCATTTtacttgttctttcttcattgttTTGGTCTTATCTCATAAAGCGATGcgtttttcaaagaatacGATGGTTTGAACCAGCAATAAATGTTACACTTTGGGTGTTCTATAGATTGGATATACATCTAGTACATTTGtttatcaaatttatcatcttTATCATGAGTCGTATCGTAGTTTAAAAGTCTCCATGTTTCTTATGGGTCTTCAAATGTTGTGATAAGTTATCACTTCTACTGAACTTCTTTTCGCAAAACATGCATGCAAAAGGACGTTCAGTAGAGTGAACGGATCGTATGTGACGTTTCAAATGCTCACTACGGCGAAACGCTTTAGCACATTCTTTACATTTGAAAGGTTTGACCTCTTCATCGGGTCCACTCATCGGGGTAATTGACCTGCTCTTGCTCTTGTTGTGAATTAAGGACCCACTTGATCCATTACGGATGGTCATAATATTAGGAGTGGACCGCCGTCTTCGAGCCACCGATGGTGCAGCCATCGAGGCCGCTGCAGAGGGCGGAGGTTTAATCGTTTGGTAACTTGGCGGTGGCGATCTTCTTATCCTGACCGGCGGTGGAGCTGCTGAAATATCGTAACAACGGGTATCTAGACTCGAAACAAGATCGAACTTATCTGCACCTGTGGTGGCCATTTTTGCCGCAGTAGACGCGTTTTCCGAAAGCATCATTGAAGGTTTGATGAATTGCTTACGAGCGGAAGCAGACACAGATTTCGGTGATTTTGGTGAGAGTATAGGCTCCAACGTAGGAAGGGAAAActcctcatcttcatctgagAAAGTTGCATTTTCCCAAGGTacaactttcaaattgcCCGAATTCTTGTACAATTTGGAAAAAAGATCGTTATTCCCATCATGCATAGACATAGAACCACGCTGCTGTTTCTTCACACCCCCCTGTGGTGCAGCCGAGTGGAAATTCATATTATAATCGTTCAACACTTGTGTAAGTTCCGAATCTGCAGCTATAGTATTACGCCTATCAGGCAAGTTCCAAAAATCCACAGCATGAGAGATAGACCCACGATTATCGGAAATCGGCGGAATTGGTTGTTCTACCACTTCCGAATGCATAGGCCCAATGCTATTCAATTGCAGCTCTGCTGCATCTTCCAGAGGGAACAAATCGTCAAACTGTGAATTATCCTCGAGTGGTTTCTCATAACGATAACTAGCATCGAGCATAGCGATAAAATCACTCATTGCGGTCGGAGTGGAAAGTGTGTGCGAATGGCCCTGCTGCTGACCAGACTGGTCAACAGCAGGCGCAGCCTGCTGTTGGCTAGgatacttttcaaaggaaaATTGTTCAGGTGAAGCCAAACTGTGTACGTTAGTAGCTGGTGTATTGGTGGCTGCCGTAGTCGTGTGTGTAGTGGAGTTGGAAGTAGTGGTACCAACGGTACCTATATCTAGAGCAAGTGAGTGCTCAACTGCCAATAGTGTATCGTCAGTATACGCTGACATCGAGCGATTGGACGGACTGAAGAGTATTCAAACGCTGTCTATCGCCAAGCTAGCTCTCTGCTTATAAAAGGACGAGGTAAAAGAAAAAGCGAAACCTCAACGGGACGACACACGTAACGTGGGGGAAACCGAAGAACTCTCACCAACTCTCGAGAGAGACACACACAGACAGCTATCGACAGGCAATGAGAGAGAGTGCGCGTAAGAGGAGAATGAGGACCACCGAGTGAGCTGGACCAAGCGAGACCTCGCAAGAATCTGCAGCTGCATAGCCGGTGCTCAACAAATTGCGCCCGAAAGGTTCGGTAAATTACGCAGTATCCCGAGGCGCTAGCAAAAGAGCCTTGGTAGGCGAATAAGAGGCACTAATAGTTTATGGGTAGTCAGTGTTGTTGAGTGGATTTACGTGCAATCGGATGATTCAATAGtaattgcaattgcaattaCTATTGGATTGGCTACAGTAATAGTCTTGCTTTATGCTATGTATGTTATGTCATCCGTCATGTAAGATATGATATGATATGATATGTGACAGGCTACACTTAGCCGGACTTCTTGCTGTGTTTGCAAGGCACAGAAACGACTGAATAGCCTCGGATAATTGAGCTCGGTTCTTGCGTTCGCATATGCTTGACGACAGGTCTGGCCTTAGTAGGAGTTAATTTGTCGCGGCGTACTTGCTGCGGACTTCAATGTTGATCGATTATCAATGAATAGTTCCAACTGGTGGAGTATCCGATAGATTTGGTTTTTTTCTCGGCCTTGTCTATTATCTTGTTGCTAGAAGGTCAATGCATAAGTAGGTTATACAATGAATGTGATATTTTGAGTGGCCGTGGATATAGTAGATACAGTAAGCTATGTATGGTAGACAAGCAGGAAGAATGGTGATGACTGGGGCGAAAGAGAAGTATGGTTGGTTGTAAATTGGTCTCCTTGGTGTCTATACGGAGCGTATTGTCTTGACGCATGcgctttcaaagattatGCATGAATTTTTATCAACAAACGAGCTCTCAGTACCAAACGCTCTTGTTCAGCCCATCGGATCgtttttgaacaaatttcaCCTACTACATCAAGGACCAAGAAAGGCTGATCAATGCAAGGTGGGATCAGACGTAAGAAGGACCTGCTACCCCGCTACAATGGTGGTCGCCGTCCAAGTATGTTGACCACaccgatgaagaaaattctCGTCTATGCGGTGGTACTTTTAACTTTGTTTATAATGTTCAAATTTGCATACTCGGACGTTAATCGTGAAATCTCCTACGAGCTGGATCACGGTAAACCAGTCATTGAATCTGCCGCGGCTGTGGTGGATAAGTTAGATGTACATACTCTTACAtagatctttcaatatttttgTGCAATGCGTCTTCGCGTTCCTGCCACACGGTCTTACCACTACAGGCGCATACTTGCTTGGCATTCTCCCAAGTACCGGCACTACGAGCTATCACACCACACATATCAGTGCTCTTGGGCTCATGGGAAGGTTCGCCGGTGATTACGAATCCACGGCCGATCATTTCCCAAACATTGACTGGTGCTTTGAGTAGACCCTGTCCGCTGAATAATCCACGTTCTCCCTTTTGATTGCATTCGATAGGGTCTTCGAATTGGTGCCACGCGGAGCCCGTTGAAGTTGCACCTTTAGAGACGTCACCTTGTTCACGAACACTTGCATAGTAATTCCCAGGTTTCTCAACGCCATTGATTGTAACGTCAAAAAGAGTTCTCTTCTCGGCTACTTGAACCATACGCACAAGTCCACGTACTGTGAGTGgatcttttccttcatGACTCTCGAGGATTGATACCGCAGATGAATTGGGTTTCCCCGTACCTCTAATAATGGCATCTCTACCGCAACGCCGTAGAGCAGAAATGATACTTGAAGGTGCAACATTCCCATTGACGCTCATTATCT
This DNA window, taken from Torulaspora delbrueckii CBS 1146 chromosome 2, complete genome, encodes the following:
- the ELM1 gene encoding serine/threonine protein kinase ELM1 (similar to Saccharomyces cerevisiae ELM1 (YKL048C); ancestral locus Anc_2.597), whose amino-acid sequence is MNESAFPTLIPTTTSNPVVQVRLSSESQFKNTYYSLVEAHTQSINNAIKPLVKPITTSSRRTINEYQLGSSIGHGQFGKVYKAYSNVTGAMVAIKMISKKPLNNQYSMNQTMRQIQAWRSRGLVTVISGDKAVMLMNVQKCRWEIYIMSKLCNQYVISCKESLDSSQSKSMWVVSEWCNLGELQWQRQSKEDIPSQWQKLKPQYDVASFTEKALIDLTHGLRYLKSQGCIHRDIKPSNILVDGVQGVLKISDFGCSILTPESLPFKEDSMEQCYQAELNKIVGTPAFIAPELCHFEESNSNNTIDGFQLDIWSLGVTLFCLWHNDLPFYGENEFDTYQRAMNISLEPKINGQPINDLIILKLLEKDPSKRMDITTLADTVLPRGSTVKDKPIQTFFNKLWKFKSKKKPPESDTLVLNVRQDLTDSSSSFSEDDEPVQVTEFMDTKPRNNTSKPAEIESNDRLSILSISPIKLATPIKALIRIRSSPATDKSDKSNPSLNSSSPSKLKKKNNSKRLAHSHDIVNFKQFIQPRNTSNDKAPSTPEDIEEYLRFADTK
- the TDEL0B06910 gene encoding C2H2-type zinc finger protein (similar to Saccharomyces cerevisiae MSN4 (YKL062W) and MSN2 (YMR037C); ancestral locus Anc_2.598) — encoded protein: MSAYTDDTLLAVEHSLALDIGTVGTTTSNSTTHTTTAATNTPATNVHSLASPEQFSFEKYPSQQQAAPAVDQSGQQQGHSHTLSTPTAMSDFIAMLDASYRYEKPLEDNSQFDDLFPLEDAAELQLNSIGPMHSEVVEQPIPPISDNRGSISHAVDFWNLPDRRNTIAADSELTQVLNDYNMNFHSAAPQGGVKKQQRGSMSMHDGNNDLFSKLYKNSGNLKVVPWENATFSDEDEEFSLPTLEPILSPKSPKSVSASARKQFIKPSMMLSENASTAAKMATTGADKFDLVSSLDTRCYDISAAPPPVRIRRSPPPSYQTIKPPPSAAASMAAPSVARRRRSTPNIMTIRNGSSGSLIHNKSKSRSITPMSGPDEEVKPFKCKECAKAFRRSEHLKRHIRSVHSTERPFACMFCEKKFSRSDNLSQHLKTHKKHGDF
- the TDEL0B06920 gene encoding uncharacterized protein (similar to Saccharomyces cerevisiae YKL063C; ancestral locus Anc_2.599), producing the protein MQGGIRRKKDLLPRYNGGRRPSMLTTPMKKILVYAVVLLTLFIMFKFAYSDVNREISYELDHGKPVIESAAAVVDKLDVHTLT
- the CCS1 gene encoding copper chaperone CCS1 (similar to Saccharomyces cerevisiae CCS1 (YMR038C); ancestral locus Anc_2.600), with the translated sequence MKSDDSFEATYAVKMHCNGCTNDIKSCLQEIHGIEGMQFDLGQQIMSVNGNVAPSSIISALRRCGRDAIIRGTGKPNSSAVSILESHEGKDPLTVRGLVRMVQVAEKRTLFDVTINGVEKPGNYYASVREQGDVSKGATSTGSAWHQFEDPIECNQKGERGLFSGQGLLKAPVNVWEMIGRGFVITGEPSHEPKSTDMCGVIARSAGTWENAKQVCACSGKTVWQEREDALHKNIERSM